Proteins encoded within one genomic window of Gadus macrocephalus chromosome 18, ASM3116895v1:
- the LOC132446369 gene encoding CD59 glycoprotein-like isoform X1: MKTLAVVLVLALAFGFGEALRCNRCISRSCSNTVETCSGPNDVCASVIFLPPAPINFFRRCMKASDCFLLSSLPSLVTARCCETDLCN; encoded by the exons atgaAGACTTTAGCGGTTGTTCTGGTGCTTGCGTTGGCCTTCGGCTTTG GAGAAGCTCTGAGGTGCAACCGGTGTATCAGTAGAAGCTGTTCCAACACCGTGGAGACGTGCAGCGGACCCAACGACGTCTGCGCAAGTGTGATCTTCCTACCTCCCGCCC CCATCAATTTCTTCAGACGTTGCATGAAGGCGTCCGACTGCTTCCTGTTGAGTTCTCTGCCCAGCCTTGTGACGGCCAGATGCTGTGAGACAGACCTCTGCAACTAA
- the LOC132446369 gene encoding CD59 glycoprotein-like isoform X2 — protein sequence MKTLAVVLVLALAFSFGEALRCNRCISRSCSNTVETCSGPNDVCASVIFLPPAPINFFRRCMKASDCFLLSSLPSLVTARCCETDLCN from the exons ATGAAGACTTTAGCGGTTGTTCTGGTGCTTGCATTGGCCTTCAGCTTTG GAGAAGCTCTGAGGTGCAACCGGTGTATCAGTAGAAGCTGTTCCAACACCGTGGAGACGTGCAGCGGACCCAACGACGTCTGCGCAAGTGTGATCTTCCTACCTCCCGCCC CCATCAATTTCTTCAGACGTTGCATGAAGGCGTCCGACTGCTTCCTGTTGAGTTCTCTGCCCAGCCTTGTGACGGCCAGATGCTGTGAGACAGACCTCTGCAACTAA